The Pochonia chlamydosporia 170 chromosome Unknown PCv3seq00008, whole genome shotgun sequence sequence GTATCGTGGTTTGGATCAAAGTACCAGTTAGAAGCACGCCCAGGGACTGACCAGCTTGCAAGGCCAAAGACGATGTCCATCTACTCATTCCATTAGCCAATGTTGTCTTGGACCTGCTTCGACAAAGGTGTTGTTTACCCGCTCACGTAACTTAGAGGTTTTTGCATGTTTTCTGGCGCGAATTCGCTGACCCAGTGATACTGGGCGCCGGCGATGGGAGCCATACTAGCCATTTCAGCCATACTAAGATATGTTGGGCCAAAGCCGACGAACGCCCAGATGGTCGAGTATACCAAAGTTGGACTGCCACCATCAATGAGCGCGGGAGTAATCAGGAAGATGGTAAACTCCCAGACTGCCGTAGCTACCGCCGCAAATGAAGCTACCGAGAATGTACGAAAGCTTCGAACAAGTTCTTGATCTCGGCCCATGCGGCGCATGTCAGCTGCATCGGCAGAGGTTGACTTTGTCATTCGCCGATGGGACTCGGGGTCTTCAACTGCCATTTCTTCCGAGTCCATCCCATCGTTACGTCTTCCACGGACCCCATTTGGTGTCAATTTCGGATATGGTGTCAGTTTCGTCCCATTAAGCGAACGGGACGACTCTCTCGAGGCGGACCGTGGCTCAGCCTTGGTGTCCATGGCTCAAGTTGCGTGACCTTATGGCGGATATTCTGAGGGAGAAATGACGCGCAAAGGAATTTTCTTGATTGACAAGCGAGAAAATGATCTGGCTCAAGAAATAGGATAAGACGCAAAATACATGTGACGACGAGACGACCGTTGTTGACTGATTGTAACCATGACCGCCTAAGACTCCCTGCGTTGCCTCAGAACGGCCGACATGAGAGACAACCAAATCTCATCCGGCTGGATGGTAGATTACAGGACTAGACCCGACCGTATATTGCACCGTAGTCTCAGCGCACAAGTCACTTGTTGGTCACACAACTTGCATCATTGCGCCCAAAACATGGCCTTGGGCTGAGTGTTGTCTCACATTGGACACCGTCTTCTGTTGTCCTTTGGGGCGTCCGTAAACTTATGGACCAGTTTACAAGTGTTAGATAGCCAAGTACAGCGCTTACAGAATCATGTATATATAAATCTGTTTTCTTTCTAGTCCTACTACTTAATTGGCTATTCGGTCCCGGCATCTGCACCTCCACAATGCTACAAACACCAGTTGGGAGACAAATCTCTGAATCCCGAGTCACGATTTACTCTGCCGTCCGTAGGCAACAATGCCGACATAGACATACGGGTGCCTGAATTGATAAATGTCCGGAAATGACGTGAGCCGTTGTAGATCTGCTCTCCGCTCCGCTGTCTTGATTGCGAAAACTAGAGATTACAGAACGTCGTGCTGATCGTGCTCACGGGACAATACGGCTATGATTCTCAGCATTTTTGCGACCTGTCACTAACAAGCAACTCTGCTCGCACCTAGTTGGTGGCAGAGGTTGGCCTTGTATGACTCTTGTTCGACCGGAAAGCTATGCACGGAGCAATGGATGCGCCGTGTATGAAGGAAGAATTTGGAAGCGAAAGCCGTGCAGCTCCGTCGTGGCTGGTACAATTGTCCTGACCAGGACAACTGAAGTACCGCAGATCCCGCGACTCCTCattctgtactccgtactggGAAGCTACCTGCCCGACTCTGTGGCGAGATTAGTAGCCAGAATTTTACATATTATTTGGCCGGCTTCCCCGGATCCCTCTGCTGTTACACGAAACAATGACAATTTGTCGCCAATCTCTCTTGCCATCATCGattggcaatggcaaaacCAGATAACAATGGGAGCTGGCTCATttctgccatgatgatttcATGGGTTTGGTCGGTTCTGTTGTATTTCGTACGTGTTTGGGCGAAATTGAGCGTGAAGCGATGGGGCTCCGAGGATTATACTGTGACTACGGCTCTTGTAAGTTCCCGTCGTGCCCGCTGTTGTGGGAGAAAACGCTAAATTTGTGTTGATAGCTGGCGTCAACGATGGATATTGGGGTGGCATACCGGGCAATTCGAAGAGGCTATGGTCTGCCAGTAAGCCAGATTCTCGACGAGAACAGAGTCAAAGTTGAACAGGTGGGTGGCCCTCCTCGTTTGCATTTGGAGAGTAAGACTAACGAAATTGAAGTTATTATACGCCACGCAGCAACTATATGTCCTTGCTCATGGGCTATCCAAGATATCCACAGGGCTATTTATTATACAACTCTCATATTCCGGTCCTCAAGCAAAACCAGGTTACGTCCTGGTCGCTGCAACTACTCTCTGGACTGTGGCATCTATGCTAGCCGTAGCTTTTCGAGGTGATCTCAACAATCCCTGGCGAACATTGGATGGATCAAAGACAATGGTAAGCTTGCGATTCAAGTACATAATCGTAACATGATTCTAACATAATCTTGAAGCACCATCGGTGGATTGTCATAGAGATAACGGGTCTCGCAATTGAGATTCTGTTACTATTGCTAGCGACCAATCTTGTCAATGGGCTGCACGCAAACGCACGAAAACGATTTACAATCCTGGCCGCATTCGGAGCTCGTATACTGTACGTTTCCCTAATTTCTTCCTGCATCGCTGAAATACTGAAGCAACGTAGATTGATCCCCCTTGTCGCCATACGGCTGCACCTGCTCTCACCATCTGTAAACACGCTTCCCACCAGCACAAGCATCGTGCCCAGCATCGTGACCGAAGTGACCCTTCATTTCGCCGTCATGTCTGCATCCATCACGTCTCTTCGGCCACTCTTACGGACATTCGAGACAACATACAACCTTGAGAGCAAAAACACTTCGCAACAAGACTCTCGGCTGAACTCGCAGTTGAAGTCAGGACACGCTTACCATGCGTCGTACGACTCACGTCTTACCATTATAAAGGATCATGCCAATCAGCAACAATGGACAGATGAACTGAGCTTGCCGAATTTGGCGTATTCTTCCTTGGGACATGCACCAAGGCTCAACAGAGTATCTACGGCGGTCACGGCGGTCCATAACAAAGATGACTTGGTTACGCGGGCAAGTCTTGCGTCACGGGAGGGCCTTCCAGCGGATGCAATTATTATCCAGAAGACACTTGATTGGGAGGTACAGTATGAGCGGAACAATAAGTAGGCGTATGGTTTGGGCGCGTGCTTTGTTCACCTTTACGGAGTATGATAGGACGAGATACCGACATGAGGCGTTGACTAGACCGGATAAATGATTCCTTCGCTTTCTGTATCTTGGAGACACCGCCATGGTAATGTTTCATTCGTCTGTGGCTCGGCACTTGCCAGACTTGCGGAGATCCGATGTGACATCGTCTGGTTAATGGCCCATATTCAGCCGTCACCATGCCTCAACAAAGCCTGGCATCGGATGAACGAGGCgtccaagacatcatccaTATAATGTAACATTCCTCTGAATGAATTGCAACAATACGGGTTGTCAGGTTGACCCTCATGGCAGGATTTGAAGAGTTTTGCGACCTTATGCTCAGTCGTTTGACAAGTCACAAACACATGTCTCAGTGCTGGGAGCACAACTTGGGGCATCCACGGCTGAGACTGACTGAATGATGAAAATGCCACTGGCAATGTAGTCAGAAGTTCTTTACCCCGCTGTTGTCCTACTCTGCTTATGTCTGTGATGAGGACCGGTTAGAGCGAATGCAATATGAATTCTTCTGAGACATATTTCAGCCACCAACCCTAACCCTGTCCGTCCAATGCCGCCTGCCAGTTGCCTGGATCGACGTTCGAACAGGCATCGCGGTGAATAGGCGTGCTTTGAGTTGCAGTCCTTGCGCCGGGCAGCTCTCGCAATAATATATTTTTAACCAAAGACCGCGTGGCGCATTTTGATGTGTCAAGCtgtgtggttgttgtgcATATTTCGCCGATGATTGAATCATTCACACGTGTAAGTCTACATGAGGTATAATAAGCCGCATATGCGGTAGGCTTCCGCGCCACCGGAGCAACATACCAGGGACCAGCACAAGCGAGGAACGTTGACCTGAGTTAGAATTCTGAGTGTGATATCTCATGCATGATCATATCCAGAAACGGGCTTATTATTACAAAGAGTCGGCACGGGAGAAAATTTGCAAAAATTAGCCAGCTACAGGGTAGGTCCGCACTGTGATGCGGAGTCCGAGAGCGCAAGAATATCAGGCAGTTCATGCTGTTGGAGTAAATATTCCCACATTTATGGTCAACTGCCTAGATAGCTAGATACGTAAGTACTCGGAATGGTTCCATTTGCTATTGCTATTGACGAACGGTCAAGTTGCGGAACCGCAGAGTCTGCTGTCAAAGATGTTGCTGAGTAAGCATGAGATGCGACACGAACCCACATCCACAATTATTTTTGGACTGATGCCGTTGGAGGGGTCCAGTTCACTTCACTTCAATAAACCCAAACCTGCACATTCAATCCACACACCAGCAGTCATCATTACCAACATAATGACACAATCAAAAGCGGCCAAGCGAAAGAGAAAGGCCCAAGCCCAACTTCCTAACAAACAGACCAAGACTGCTACCATCGTGACACCGCCTCCCGATGGCGACGCCAATCAGTTCGAACCGAAAAACCTGCAGACGGTCATATCCGATGAAGAGCTCGACATCACAATTGAGACTCTGACGACTCTGGCCCAATACCCGAGTCTCACAAAGTCGAAACTCTGCAAAAATCTGCGAACGGCTGTCTATGACTTCCGACAGTCATGTACCACGGGCGTAAACTCTGCCGAAGGCGCCAATCTCACAGCCCGAGTTACAGCAGCGTTGACTGATGAAAAGTACCTCGAAGCTAAGATTTTGCTTGCCGAGATGCGATTGCGAGGAGAGGAACCGAAATTGGGTGCTCTTTGTCGCTGGGTTCGAGATCTTGATGTTGTCACGCAGCCCAATGGCGCTAGCATTGTCAGTCCCAATCGATCtgacaaggaaaaggaacTTCTCGAGGTTCTTGATGCTGTCATGCGTGTCAGCTGCCCAATTGATGACAATCCCGAAGCAAAACTTCCGTCTCGATTGTCTTCTCACATCGCCTTACAGCCTACCTGGGATCTCCGAGAGTCCACCGAGCCTCACCAAGTCTATGCCTCTGTGCTGGACAAATCCATCCTCTCTTCTGGCCCAGAGtctctgccttcttctctccGAATTATCGAAACAACGCCCGGCCATCTGCGCAAACcgcccaaccaccaccctgCTATTCTCTACACAACCGAACCCAACACTGTCAACTTATCGACAGAGCATTCAGGAATAACCTACCATAACCATCCTAATGTTCCTCACCTTGGTCTCGCCACTGGTGTGCTCTCACCGGACGAATGCAAAGCTATAATTGCAGCGGGCGAGAGTGTTGGTTTTCTTCCCGACACACCCATCCGAGAGGGCGGTGATACTAGCGTCCTTGCACACAACTTCTACTGGATTGTGGACACGGCGTTCCACGATAAGCTCTGGGCACGCATGGCTCCATTTGTTCCAGCATCGATTAATGGTCGGCGTTCCCGTGGAGTCAACCGAAGGTTTCGTGTCTATCGATATGTGCCCGGTGCTGAGTACAGATGCCACATCGATGGAGCATGGCCGCCTTCAGGCATTCGCCCTGACGACACGTACGTTTACGACGATTCACCAgcagaaaagaaacagaGCTCACTCTTCACTTTCTTGCTCTATCTCAATGACGAGTTTGAAGGTGGAGAGACGACATTTTATATACCTGGCCTGCGGGAGGGCACGCTCAATGCGTATCCTGTGCGGCCCGTTATGGGGGGCGTTGCCGTCTTCCCACATGGTGAAACCAAAGGCGCGTTGCTGCATGAGGGGACTAGTGTCAGGAAGGGAGCCAAGTATATCATAAGGACGGACATTGAGTATGATGTTGAACCGTCAAAGGAATGAGCGATGACGTACATTGTCTATGAAGTTACGACGTTGATGAACCTGCTGGCGTTGGATGCGAAGGAACCAAGAAAATGTACATCGAGCCCCGGGATTGTGAGACTGTACTACGAGGCCACCAAGGTTGCTAAGGGAGGGATTCCGGGCTGGAGATCTTGCGACTGTTCCACGCTCAGGTATGGCGGTGATATTCCATAGGCAGGACTACGGGCTTCAACAGAAGGACCGGTACTAGCGACGCGTCGCCTGCCTTGGCGTAGCATATCACAAAGTGCAATCGAGCCGCTCCGATACCCTAGCGAACGTAGATGGTGAGGTGGACGGCGGGGCAACCTCCTTCGCCAAAGACCGGCCGAGCCATGACAAGAGACGGGAACCAATTCCAATACCTCTTGATGCACCACAAACCTGTGGCGTTATTTCCAAAACGAACAGAAGTGTGGCTCTGAGAAGCATGAGCTTACGCCTGTACTCGTTGACCGAACAAGGTTTGCAGCATGGATGGAACGGTTTCTTCCGCTCCCAGCCTTGGCGTGTCGTGCTGAGTTGGAGAGCCGCCGCAATGGTTGACAAAACTGGAAAATGTATCCTCTCTCGAACCCAGTAACTCAACCGTATTTCAGGCACAAATTGCAAAGAATACCTATTTATAGAGTCTTCAGCAGAACATAACGCTTTGTGGGGGTCTGTTGTCGGCTTTGCGTTCCTTACTCTTCAGCCGCAGCCCATCCTAGGCAACATAACACTTAACAACCCTTGTAGCCGGCAATAAGGTACTAGCGCTTATTTTGAATGCAGTATGTCGCGTGCTCATCATCATTTCTTCAGATTCTCAACGAGATTGAAATAGTCTCCAAGGACTCAACTCTGTCTGTGAAGTCTTTCCACCCTCTGCATCCGTTCATTTCCCTTTTGTATATTTTATAAGCTTCAATTTAGACAATTATTGCAATGCGGTGTACATTTCAGCTGTTGAGTGCCCTAGGCGCTGCcctcctttctctttcttcgaCAGTGGCTGCCGCCCCTGTTTCCTCCGAGGAACTTGCAGTTCGAGATTCTCCAGAAGCTCGACAACTGCCGACATCAAGCTACTTTAACCTCGAAGCCCCTTCCCACGACCTCTTCCGCAACAAGGCCCTTCAAGACGGAACCGTCCAGCAGGGTTTCGCATTCGACAACAAGAACCGTCGCCTCTTTGTTGTCCAGCTCAAGAATGGATCGCCCGAAAAAGCCGGCGACTTGGCTGTTACGCAGCTCGATTTCTCGGGCAAGAAACTCGGACACATGTACTTGAAAGGTTTTGGCCACGGCGTTGCCATCGCCGCAGAGGGAGTCGGCTCAGACACCTACCTCTGGACCGAAGCTAGTGTCAACAAAGATAGCGGTTATGGCCTCAAACTCGCACGATTCAAGTTCCAAAACGGCAAAACCATCACATCTACTTCCGCTGGTGTCAAGACTTTCAAGCCCTTTGCCAACGGGTCATCGTTCACTTGTGTCATCAACCCGACTGACAATACCCTTGTCGTGCGATATCAGCTCAGTGGGGCGAAGCACATTGCTGCATTTCCGCTGGCGAGCGCTGCCAAGGGCGATTTCTCAAAGCCTCTGGTCAATTTTAAACAGCCAGAAATCAAGGGACTCTCAGATGTTTTCCAGGGATATGCTGCCTATGGCCAGTATCTGTACGTGCTGACGGGAACCTCGTATGAGAAGAGCGGAGGCAAGGTCAACTCGGAAGTTACGAGCGTGGATATGAATACTGGCAAAATTCAGCAGAAACCCGTCCTGACCAAGGCGGGATCGACTTTGAAGTTTCGTGAACCTGAGGGTATGGCTGTTTATGTCACAGCTGCTGGAGAGCCTAGACTTTTCTTGGGCTTTGCGTCAAATACGACCCCTGGACAGCGTCGATCTAATTTGTTCTATAAGAATGAGcttgtgaagaagaagtaaaTACTAGATATTGTTAGACTGTATATACAAACTCATTGAGCATCGGAATATTTCCTGCATGTGCATGCATTGTAATACGAATTGGGCTAGCTGTGCGATGTGAACAAGGACCCCAGTGATCTACAGGGGTTACCATGCTGAATATGTCCCTGCTGAAGGTACCGCATCAGCTGCTGAGGTGAATTCCTTTGTGAGATGTTAGCTTCGCCCGAGGATGACTTGAGTTGAGGCTCTCACGAATACGAGCAACCCGGTACGGCTTAAAACCGCAGGTTGTCCTCAACGTAGGGCACTTCTGCCACTGATATTGAAGCTTATCTCACCCGTCAAATTTAAATGccactactccgtacaccaTGAGACTTCTCAATTCGGCAACCTTGGCGCTCGAGGAGTTCCCAGGCGCCACTCCAGAGTATGCCATTCTGTCGCACAgatggctggatggagaGGTGTCATTAAAAGATATGCAAGATGGcaaagcaacagccaaaGCAGGGTACACCAAGATCAAACAATGCTGTGAGCAGGCCAGCAAGGATGGGCTCAAATACGCTTGGGTTGACACCTGCTGCATTGACAAGTCGAGCAGTGCTGAGCTCAACGAGGCGATTAACTCCATGTACCGGTGGTATCAAGAGGCGAAAGTATGCTATGCGTATCTCTCTGACGTCTCAACGAGCGATCTCGCCAGTGACGACACCAGCTTCAGGGCCAGCGCATGGTTTACTCGCGGATGGACCCTGCAGGAGTTGACGGCTCCAGCAATTGTTGAATTCTATAACGCGTCATGGCAGAAAATTGGCACAAAGGAAGACCTGAAGGGGATCCTTTgcgacatcaccaacatcgaTATCGCCATGTTAGAAGGCGGAGACCCAGATGATTTCAGTGTTGCCAAACGCATGTCGTGGGCATCAATGCGCACAACTACACGACCAGAGGACCGAGCATACAGTTTGCTGGGGCTTTTTGGCGTCAACATGCCCATGTTGTATGGGGAAGGCGATCGCGCATTTGTTCGACTTCAAGAGGAGATCATGAAACACTCTGACGACCAGTCGATATTTGCCTGGAAGCGGGACGGGACATCCAAATGGCGAGCAGGACTACTAGCCAAGTCGCCATCCGAGTTCAAAGAATGCTCCAATGTCGTGAGAGCGACAGTTCCGTGGAGTCGCAGCCCGTATTCGGTTTCAAACAAGGGCCTGTCAATTGAATGGCCCATGGTTCCGTGGGCCATGGAAACATATCTCGTAGCTCTAGACTGTCAGTTCGAAAACGAGCCCAACAGTCGGATTGGAATATACCTGCAACTTTTAGAGGAGGAATCGCAATTCAGTCGCGTACCTCTAGATGGGAAAGACAGTCGGATATTTCCTTCGAAGTACGTGGACAGGGTCATCTATAAAACACTATATGTTCGACAAAAGGATCGCCCGGCACCAGCTGTGGACCGTCTTTACGGATTCTGGATTCGAACTCTGCCCACTCCAATAAGCACTGAGGATGTCGAAGGAAATGGACGCCGGGCTTCCAGAGTTAATGCGTTGATGCCGTGGTCCGACGAGGATCGAATCCTCCGCATGCCAACCGGTTCACGAGGCACCGCAGGATCAATCTGGTACAATAGAGGCGAGAATAAATCTACACCTCTGAAGTTAGGTTTCGATCTCGACTTTAATCCGATTTGCCAGTGGGGAGGCCGGATTTCCAGTCCCGTCAAGCCTCCTTTATATCCGGGCACCCGCGAAGCTGAACTTCACCCTTCCTGGATGGATGCTCCTAGTACAACCGAGTGGATGCATAGAGGAAACCGGCTGAAACAATACAATGGAATTTCCGGTGTTCGTACGCGGATCCTCATGACGGATCAAATTGTGAATGGTACTCGGATGTGGGTGGTTGACATTGTCGATATGGATGGTCGACCTTATCACAGTACGGCAATCTGCGATGGTTGCAATAATGTGAGTTGCCATAATTTTAGCTCCACCAGTcctttggaaatggaaagTCCTTACAGTTGTCTAGCATATTTTTGGCGTTCGGTACAAGTGCAGGGATTGTGCTGACTTTGACTATTGCGATGTTTGCCACGGTCGTTCTGGGCAAACTCATCCGGGTCACGAGTTTGAAGCTATAGAAACTCCGCTGTCTTGAACAGCTGCTACTCCGATACAGGAAATCAGCGCCGTGGATATGCAGGAAGGAAGTTTGCGGAATAAAAGTATGTGTAAGTTGGGATAATGTCTGTTGGAGTCGTGAAGGGGTGATATCTCGGATGTAGGTTCAACTTGATACATCCTATAGCACGTCATATAATGTCTTAGAGTACGGCAAATACTGATTCAATAATAGCTGAATATTGAGACAATTGCCCCTTCTCCAGGCCGCAGAGCCACTACCTAACAATCCGTCGTAAACAGTGTTCTCAATTTATCGTATCATTGAACCCGTCCTCAACGTGATCCCGTACAACACAAGTGAAACAATATTACTTGAACCGCCTAGTGATTGAAAATGGAGCGCAGCAGAAAACGTAACAAGGCGTTGTTCTTGGCTTGTTTCTTTGAAAAGATTTTGCCCTCGCGTTGGGTGTAAGCTGCGAGTTGTCGAACGGTTTTAAACACATGGACCGGATTACCAGTTCGTTCGCAGTCAATAAAGTCGATAATATTCACATGAAACTTTCCGATAACCTAAAATTGCGTGCCGATGAATTAgcctccttcaccttcaGAAAGTGAGCTTGTATGTTACCTTTTTGCATGCGGCTACACTGGCGGGGATGGGATCAACACCCAATTTTTGGCAGAGACGTTGAAGATTCTCCAACTTGTTGTCACTTGTGCCGTATTGGTACGAGAATTGCCTTCCAAGTGCAGCCCGGAAAGCATTgttggcagccttctccttcttcccctccGGTttccatccaacatgtcGAACAAGACGATGATACTCTGACCACACCTCGTTATTGGGGTCATAGGGAAATCCAGGATATTGAGCGAAGAAGTCGCTAATGTGATCACTGGCCATGATCAGCGAACCGCCGGGGGCAGTGGTCTTGGGCATTTTAGTCATGATATCGGtgatcttgttgatgaatcAAAGTCGAGTTTTGAGTTCGGATGAGAGAAATCACGTTCTTTGAAGATGAAACGGGGAGAAAAGAAGGTCAGAGTTGGGGAAAATGGGAATATAGGCACTGGAGAGCTGTGAATGCAACACCCGTACCAGTGAACAGATTTGCTGCTACTGGGAACGTGTGTCTATGGCATCTGTTTGCACCAAGTGTGACACAGGCCAACCTATGGTTATAAACCACTGTGAAGACTGGTTAATACTTCAATGAATGTACAAACGCTCCCGCGCTTCGGGGTAACGCGTCGCAACCCCTCGCCTATGAAATTGCTGTTCAGATGATGTAGGCTTGCTGGACAAGTGAGGCTGGGCAATTCTGTTACTGAGGCTGATATTGAAGCCTGAATAACTATATAGAATGCGGTGCTCGGAGCGGGTTTATATCTCTAGGGGTGATCATGGGGAATATATGATGATTGTGGTTGATCATTTTTCTTCTAAGTGATCATTTGGAATGATCACTTTGATGCAGAGATCGCCGATATCCGGGCCGCCGATTGGTCGGCCACATCAGGCCTGATTCTTCTGCGGCCTTGAAATGTTTGTTGGGCTGTAACAGCGTACATATACATGTCCACTCTACTCAGTGTCCCAGCCGGCAATTGTTGCCAACCACAGCTTGCCGTAAGTTCGTCCATCGATACAGATACCAGTTATTATCAAATCGAATAaccgctaggtcattccAGTAAAGGGTAACGCTCCTCTAATGCAGAGACATAGTACAGGTTATATGCTTTTGGCAGTTATTACTAAGATATATGTTAATAATAACATCAGCGGGAACTATATATCATCATGCTGTGGCTCAATATCTTGACTGTTGACATTCATAACGCCTCTACTTTTGTTTGACCAGTGGCCGTTTTCGCTCGAAGTTCCACTTTCAATCGCTCAATCTCTCATGTATGCAAAATTTTGAACGAATTATTTATTTCTGTCTCTTCACTCAGAAGGCTAGACCCCATGCATAGAACTGCGATTCCGCAATCTGGTCCTGTGACGATGGCTGTATTCTGGACTTGGGGTCAATAGACTCTACTCAAATATAATTTCTTTTGGCATCAAAGGTCCTTGGTTCCGTATTTATACCCAACCTTGGGCTCTGTGCCTTAGGCTCTGATTCCGACCTCATGATGCTGTTGTGTAACCATCCCTCTTTGTGTCAATCTTGTGTTATCAATATGAAAGGCGCTCGGATCGCTCCGTCCCGTGTGACAGGTCCTGTCGCGTACGTACTCATGTGAGAGGAACATCTTTCACGCCTTCCAAAATCTCAGCATCACTGGGCTCCCACGGATGTTGCCTCTCCAACTCTCTAATGAGCTGAGCGTGTTTCTCACTTCTTGGCCTAACATTCACGTCAAAGTTGGTCGGATATGCCAATACCCCTGGCTTAATCTTAACATCCAACTCCACCTCCTGAAGGTTTTTGTCAATAGCCTTGCAAAATTTGAACACAGCCAATGACTGTGCAATGTGAAGGTACAAACTTGACTCCGCGACATACTGTCCGGCACAAGCCCTTCTTCCGTAACCGAAAGCTGCAGGCCGGGGATCGGGTTCATTGCTTGGTGGGAGGAAGCGATCTGGGTTAAACGTGTCTGGGGATCCATAAACTTCAGGATCGTGCaggaaccaccagacagcaggGAGTAGCATAGCGCCTTTCGGAATATGCATGCCGTCGTACTCGATATCCTCTGTTGCTGTATGTGGAAACCCCATAGGCGCTATTGGCCACCATCTAATCGACTCTTTAACTAGGGCGCCCACATATGGCAAATTCTCCCGGTCATCGAAAGTTGGCAAGCGATTCGTCCCGATGACATGGTAAATTTCTTCTTGCGCCTTACTTTGCACCTCTGGGAACAGTATCATGGCGAATGTAAAGGCTGTCAAAGCAATAACCGTGGTGTCAGCAGCAGCCCCATACAAACTAGCAGCCGTCCAAATGATTGTTTGCTCGTCGTCTTCACTGATATTGTCACTTTCCTGTTTGAAATGCTGAATAAGTTTCGAAACGTATGATGGTCGATGTGTAAAGGTAGCCATCTGGCGTTGAACAAATCTATACGGAACGTACGCAGTCGATTGGATCGAATGTCTCCATTTGCGAGCCGTTTTGTGAAACGAGGTGCCAGGGAATCCCTCAGGAAGATATTGTAACGCAGGGATGATGTCAACTATCCACGACATGGGAGAGGCGGCAAGAGAAAACTCAGTCATCATTTTGTCCACTAGATGGACCAATGCATCAGGTTTGTCGTGGTCAATGGCGTACCCATACGCCATCTTCAATACAGTGGCACCAGCGGTACTGCAAATTTTGTCAACTGAAGGCTGTCGTGTCTTTGGGCTTCCACGGGACTTACGTCTTGAAATGATCAATCCACTTTGTTGGCTCATCCAGCGCCCGGACTAGTTGTCTGCTAACTTCAACCTCTTGGGCATCTCGAAATTGCGCGGCCGCTGCTTTCGTACCGAACTGTTGGTGAAGAAA is a genomic window containing:
- a CDS encoding amino acid permease 2 (similar to Metarhizium acridum CQMa 102 XP_007815261.1), with protein sequence MDTKAEPRSASRESSRSLNGTKLTPYPKLTPNGVRGRRNDGMDSEEMAVEDPESHRRMTKSTSADAADMRRMGRDQELVRSFRTFSVASFAAVATAVWEFTIFLITPALIDGGSPTLVYSTIWAFVGFGPTYLSMAEMASMAPIAGAQYHWVSEFAPENMQKPLSYVSGWTSSLALQAGQSLGVLLTGTLIQTTIRVNYPEYTAPPWHMFVFILVAVVTAFAGSVWGYRVLPHWQNAAFAFHVLVYFAVLIPIWVNAPKATSEKVWTGFENFGGWSSLALAVMIGQLPGISVQVGVDTTVHMAEEVRNAAVSVPKAMLAVYITDFVLVLPMLVTIMYHIPDTAAAIEDISTYPVVYVLRQSMNTAWLTVVLVAINALYR
- a CDS encoding prolyl 4-hydroxylase (similar to Aspergillus niger CBS 513.88 XP_001394869.1), producing the protein MTQSKAAKRKRKAQAQLPNKQTKTATIVTPPPDGDANQFEPKNLQTVISDEELDITIETLTTLAQYPSLTKSKLCKNLRTAVYDFRQSCTTGVNSAEGANLTARVTAALTDEKYLEAKILLAEMRLRGEEPKLGALCRWVRDLDVVTQPNGASIVSPNRSDKEKELLEVLDAVMRVSCPIDDNPEAKLPSRLSSHIALQPTWDLRESTEPHQVYASVLDKSILSSGPESLPSSLRIIETTPGHLRKPPNHHPAILYTTEPNTVNLSTEHSGITYHNHPNVPHLGLATGVLSPDECKAIIAAGESVGFLPDTPIREGGDTSVLAHNFYWIVDTAFHDKLWARMAPFVPASINGRRSRGVNRRFRVYRYVPGAEYRCHIDGAWPPSGIRPDDTYVYDDSPAEKKQSSLFTFLLYLNDEFEGGETTFYIPGLREGTLNAYPVRPVMGGVAVFPHGETKGALLHEGTSVRKGAKYIIRTDIEYDVEPSKE
- a CDS encoding FacC-like extracellular signaling protein (similar to Metarhizium acridum CQMa 102 XP_007815264.1) — encoded protein: MRCTFQLLSALGAALLSLSSTVAAAPVSSEELAVRDSPEARQLPTSSYFNLEAPSHDLFRNKALQDGTVQQGFAFDNKNRRLFVVQLKNGSPEKAGDLAVTQLDFSGKKLGHMYLKGFGHGVAIAAEGVGSDTYLWTEASVNKDSGYGLKLARFKFQNGKTITSTSAGVKTFKPFANGSSFTCVINPTDNTLVVRYQLSGAKHIAAFPLASAAKGDFSKPLVNFKQPEIKGLSDVFQGYAAYGQYLYVLTGTSYEKSGGKVNSEVTSVDMNTGKIQQKPVLTKAGSTLKFREPEGMAVYVTAAGEPRLFLGFASNTTPGQRRSNLFYKNELVKKK
- a CDS encoding HET domain-containing protein (similar to Trichophyton rubrum CBS 118892 XP_003236807.1), whose amino-acid sequence is MRLLNSATLALEEFPGATPEYAILSHRWLDGEVSLKDMQDGKATAKAGYTKIKQCCEQASKDGLKYAWVDTCCIDKSSSAELNEAINSMYRWYQEAKVCYAYLSDVSTSDLASDDTSFRASAWFTRGWTLQELTAPAIVEFYNASWQKIGTKEDLKGILCDITNIDIAMLEGGDPDDFSVAKRMSWASMRTTTRPEDRAYSLLGLFGVNMPMLYGEGDRAFVRLQEEIMKHSDDQSIFAWKRDGTSKWRAGLLAKSPSEFKECSNVVRATVPWSRSPYSVSNKGLSIEWPMVPWAMETYLVALDCQFENEPNSRIGIYLQLLEEESQFSRVPLDGKDSRIFPSKYVDRVIYKTLYVRQKDRPAPAVDRLYGFWIRTLPTPISTEDVEGNGRRASRVNALMPWSDEDRILRMPTGSRGTAGSIWYNRGENKSTPLKLGFDLDFNPICQWGGRISSPVKPPLYPGTREAELHPSWMDAPSTTEWMHRGNRLKQYNGISGVRTRILMTDQIVNGTRMWVVDIVDMDGRPYHSTAICDGCNNHIFGVRYKCRDCADFDYCDVCHGRSGQTHPGHEFEAIETPLS
- a CDS encoding transcription factor Zn, C2H2 (similar to Metarhizium robertsii ARSEF 23 XP_007825996.1), with the protein product MPKTTAPGGSLIMASDHISDFFAQYPGFPYDPNNEVWSEYHRLVRHVGWKPEGKKEKAANNAFRAALGRQFSYQYGTSDNKLENLQRLCQKLGVDPIPASVAACKKVIGKFHVNIIDFIDCERTGNPVHVFKTVRQLAAYTQREGKIFSKKQAKNNALLRFLLRSIFNH